Proteins from one Natrinema salinisoli genomic window:
- a CDS encoding DUF7289 family protein yields the protein MGDQFRCGGRGERRDNDSAEDGSYLTTGSTSDRGQAHVLGLILLIGAVTTASVGILVFGSTGLHTQQTTIETEYAEQSMLEFAHSTTTVTTDRSPSDVSLGPFDRGRIEMRNDTGRVNVTYIDDSGETEVLYDEPFGSVIYSNDDTEIAYQGGGVWRTDGTGSTMVSAPGIEYREGTLTFPIVHLDGDRVGGDTVDGTVRQGGTPKRIDLGERRNRDRESVAVRIGIESEYCDAWERELEESVTGSVTERCKEGKPRRVRIRLIDPTGNNRALDSAVIGETVTAGFDESTGARPIDGDANAGTIDEWMVNGTVSDENYDYPSADESIDDALEACDGFETLDEDITEPGVYCVDEIDGGHDFDTSNGDIDVVVRDSFDLSSGNGDIDVEGDNDLTIYADTDLEVKGNTEIGNESDPSQTRLVFSSESTVQTVRGTPEIRALVYAPDSTVEISGTPTIVGSIVGDEIEIDDVAVEIRHDGSLTNLDLIPGAGPHVPYASIAVSDVEFDD from the coding sequence ATGGGGGACCAGTTTCGATGCGGCGGGAGAGGTGAGAGACGAGACAACGACTCGGCGGAAGACGGGTCGTACCTGACGACGGGGAGTACCAGCGACCGGGGACAGGCACACGTACTCGGGTTGATCCTCCTCATCGGGGCTGTTACCACTGCGAGCGTCGGTATCCTCGTTTTCGGTTCGACCGGTCTCCACACGCAGCAGACGACCATCGAAACCGAATACGCCGAGCAATCGATGCTCGAGTTCGCACACAGTACGACGACCGTCACCACTGATCGCAGTCCATCTGACGTTTCGCTCGGACCGTTCGACCGCGGCCGCATAGAAATGCGGAACGATACCGGTCGTGTGAACGTGACGTATATCGACGATTCGGGAGAAACGGAGGTGCTGTACGACGAGCCGTTCGGATCGGTGATATACTCCAACGACGACACGGAGATCGCCTATCAAGGAGGCGGCGTCTGGCGGACTGACGGCACCGGGTCGACGATGGTCTCCGCACCCGGCATCGAGTACCGCGAAGGAACGCTAACGTTCCCGATCGTCCACCTCGACGGTGACCGAGTCGGCGGGGATACCGTCGACGGAACCGTCCGACAGGGGGGCACCCCGAAACGGATCGATCTCGGCGAACGACGGAATCGAGATCGGGAGAGCGTCGCGGTTCGGATCGGCATCGAGAGCGAGTACTGCGATGCGTGGGAGCGGGAACTCGAGGAATCGGTCACGGGGAGCGTGACAGAGCGGTGTAAAGAGGGGAAGCCACGACGCGTTCGGATCCGATTGATCGACCCGACCGGGAACAACAGAGCCCTCGACAGCGCCGTTATCGGCGAAACAGTCACCGCCGGCTTCGATGAGAGCACGGGTGCGCGCCCGATCGACGGGGACGCGAACGCTGGGACCATCGACGAGTGGATGGTCAACGGAACGGTATCCGACGAGAACTACGACTACCCCTCGGCTGACGAGAGCATTGACGATGCGCTCGAGGCGTGCGACGGGTTCGAGACGCTGGACGAGGACATCACCGAGCCCGGGGTTTACTGTGTCGACGAGATCGACGGCGGGCACGACTTCGACACGTCCAACGGTGACATAGACGTCGTGGTCCGGGACTCGTTCGATCTGTCGTCCGGGAACGGCGACATAGACGTCGAGGGTGACAACGACCTCACGATCTACGCCGACACGGACCTCGAGGTCAAGGGGAACACCGAGATCGGAAACGAATCCGATCCCTCGCAGACGCGCCTCGTTTTTTCCTCGGAGTCCACCGTACAGACGGTACGCGGCACTCCCGAGATCAGAGCGCTGGTCTACGCACCGGACTCGACCGTCGAGATCAGTGGGACGCCGACGATCGTCGGGAGCATCGTCGGCGACGAAATCGAGATCGACGACGTCGCCGTCGAGATTCGCCACGACGGCAGCCTCACGAACCTCGATCTGATTCCCGGAGCCGGGCCACACGTTCCGTACGCTTCGATCGCGGTCTCCGACGTCGAATTCGACGACTGA
- the pdxS gene encoding pyridoxal 5'-phosphate synthase lyase subunit PdxS yields the protein MADNTDLEELRRGTDLVKRGFARMQKGGVIMDVVDEEQARIAEEAGAVAVMALEAVPADIRKRGGVARMADPADVEEIVDSVSIPVMGKSRIGHTKEAQILEAVGVDMIDESEVLTPADDAYHIDKREFTAPFVCGARDLGEALRRIDEGAAMIRTKGEAGTGDVNQAVHHQRTIKGAIRKLEGMSHEEREAFAREIEAPAELVHETAEMGRLPVVNFAAGGIATPADAALMMHHECDGIFVGSGIFGAENPPEMADAIVQATNNWDDPETLAEISKNLGKGMKGDANADLPEDEKMQGRGV from the coding sequence ATGGCCGACAATACCGATCTCGAGGAACTGCGACGCGGGACCGATCTCGTCAAGCGCGGGTTCGCCCGCATGCAGAAAGGCGGGGTCATCATGGACGTCGTCGACGAGGAACAGGCTCGCATCGCGGAGGAAGCGGGCGCGGTCGCGGTAATGGCGCTCGAGGCCGTCCCGGCGGACATCCGCAAGCGCGGCGGCGTCGCCCGGATGGCCGACCCCGCCGACGTCGAGGAAATCGTCGACTCGGTCTCGATCCCCGTCATGGGGAAATCCCGTATCGGCCACACGAAGGAGGCCCAGATCCTCGAGGCCGTCGGCGTCGACATGATCGACGAGAGCGAAGTGCTCACCCCCGCGGACGACGCCTACCACATCGACAAGCGCGAGTTCACCGCGCCGTTCGTCTGTGGCGCGCGCGACCTCGGCGAGGCGCTCCGTCGGATCGACGAGGGTGCGGCGATGATCCGAACGAAAGGCGAAGCCGGTACCGGCGACGTGAATCAGGCCGTCCACCACCAGCGGACGATCAAGGGCGCGATCCGCAAGTTGGAGGGCATGAGCCACGAGGAACGGGAGGCCTTCGCGCGCGAGATCGAAGCCCCCGCGGAGCTCGTCCACGAGACTGCCGAGATGGGCCGGCTCCCCGTCGTCAACTTCGCGGCGGGCGGCATCGCGACGCCCGCCGACGCCGCGCTCATGATGCACCACGAGTGCGACGGCATCTTCGTCGGCAGCGGCATCTTCGGCGCGGAAAACCCGCCCGAGATGGCCGACGCGATCGTGCAGGCGACGAACAACTGGGACGATCCCGAGACGCTCGCGGAGATCTCGAAGAACCTCGGCAAGGGGATGAAAGGCGACGCGAACGCCGACCTCCCCGAGGACGAGAAGATGCAAGGTCGCGGCGTCTGA
- a CDS encoding DUF1405 domain-containing protein gives MTASSQMADREQAADDSLPSYLAPLPTTLEDLGLRFAWLVVAINLVGTAFGFWYYSAQFSRTAPALWPWVPDSPLATLFVALAIGAWKLGREQPWLTALAFFGNIVLGLWTPYTLLAFADSYAYLHPAMYHFLFWSHLAMVVQAFVLHRISDFPVWAVGVAAVWYWSNLIVDYFVPVVGDPHHTIIPVSRDTAMFLEADALGVIAAGEVSFVLLALFLALATRVKKFESARNRP, from the coding sequence ATGACCGCGTCGTCTCAAATGGCAGACCGCGAGCAGGCCGCTGACGACTCGCTCCCGTCGTACCTCGCCCCGTTACCGACGACACTCGAGGACCTGGGGTTGCGGTTCGCGTGGCTCGTCGTCGCGATCAACCTCGTTGGGACGGCCTTCGGGTTCTGGTACTACTCGGCCCAGTTCTCCCGAACTGCACCCGCGCTGTGGCCCTGGGTACCGGACAGCCCGCTCGCGACGCTGTTCGTCGCGCTGGCGATCGGGGCCTGGAAACTCGGGCGCGAACAGCCGTGGCTCACCGCCCTGGCCTTTTTCGGTAACATCGTGCTCGGCCTCTGGACGCCGTACACGCTGCTCGCGTTCGCGGATTCCTACGCGTACCTCCACCCCGCGATGTACCACTTCCTCTTCTGGAGCCACCTCGCGATGGTCGTCCAGGCCTTCGTCCTCCATCGAATCAGCGACTTCCCGGTGTGGGCCGTCGGCGTGGCCGCGGTCTGGTACTGGAGCAACCTGATCGTCGACTACTTCGTCCCCGTCGTCGGGGACCCACACCACACGATCATCCCCGTTTCGCGGGACACAGCTATGTTCCTCGAGGCCGACGCGCTCGGCGTGATCGCCGCGGGCGAAGTCAGCTTCGTCCTGCTGGCGCTGTTTCTCGCGCTCGCGACTCGAGTCAAAAAATTCGAATCCGCCCGAAACCGGCCGTAG
- a CDS encoding DUF7344 domain-containing protein → MTTDISDAKSMETDGFLSSNTIFELLCDDHRRYALYYLSRRVGAISLEDLVDRIADREDVDRDGIDRIAVAFHHNHLRKLIDSEVLRYDPDAGTVERRSAARSLDPYLELAYVDDL, encoded by the coding sequence ATGACGACAGATATCTCGGACGCAAAATCAATGGAAACCGACGGGTTTCTTTCCTCGAACACGATCTTCGAGCTCTTGTGCGACGATCATCGCCGGTACGCGTTGTACTACCTCTCTCGGAGAGTGGGGGCGATCAGTCTCGAGGACCTCGTCGATCGGATTGCCGATCGAGAGGATGTCGATCGCGACGGAATCGACCGGATCGCCGTCGCGTTCCACCACAATCACCTGCGAAAGCTGATCGACTCGGAGGTCCTGCGCTACGACCCGGACGCCGGGACGGTCGAACGTCGGAGCGCAGCCCGCTCGCTGGACCCGTACCTCGAGCTCGCGTACGTCGACGACCTGTAG
- a CDS encoding valine--tRNA ligase yields MSMDAPEHEEEPSLEGGYDPETVESRWQQRWIDADVYAYDGDEKRDPNTVYSIDTPPPTVSGSLHMGHLYGSTLQDFAARFQRMHDGDVLFPFGYDDNGIASERLTESELDIRHQDYERREFQELCREVCAEYEAEFTEKMQDLGTSIDWNNTYKTIEPRVQRISQLSFLDLHEKGREYRKKAPAIWCPDCETAISQVEMEDDERGSHFNDIAFELVGEDAPRDEFVISTTRPELIPACVSVFVHPDDEDNRDLVGETARIPLFGHEVPIIEDERVDMEKGSGVVMCCTFGDQNDIEWYQAHDLPLRVAIDESATMTDLAGDYEGMSTEEAREAIVEDLDDEGSLRDRWEITHAVQVHERCDTAVEYRVSKQWYVEILDHKEEYLEAGREMDWYPEKMFSRYEHWIEGLEWDWLISRQRDSGIPFPVWYCGDCDEPIMAEREELPVDPLSDEPPVESCPECGHDEFEAEEDVFDTWATSSLTPLINAGWDWDADSEAFTMDNPELYPFDLRPQGHDIISFWLFHTIVKCYEHTGEVPFDATMINGHVLDENREKMSKSRGNVVEPDTVLSEYPVDAVRFWAASAAVGDDFPYQEKDLTAGEKLLRKLWNASKLVDTLAPAHPDEPDDLEAIDRWLLAELDDAVADLTAHLEEYEFAKARDRLRTFFWNTFCDDYLEIAKTREDNPSTQYALRTAHRTFLELWAPFLPHATEEIWQAVYVDGDDLANTSIHVRDWPAPQGYEADLEAGETAMEVISALRRYKSENQLPLNADLESVAVYGPIEGFEDAIQNVMHVQELRILEEPPEITTEIAEIDLDYSTLGPKFGSKVGEIDAGIESGEYEIDEDEGVLRVAGEELEDDLFDVELERTYSGEGEMIETESAVVILE; encoded by the coding sequence ATGAGCATGGACGCGCCCGAGCACGAAGAAGAGCCCAGCCTCGAGGGCGGCTACGACCCAGAAACGGTCGAATCCCGCTGGCAGCAGCGCTGGATCGACGCGGACGTCTACGCCTACGACGGCGACGAGAAACGGGACCCGAACACCGTCTACTCGATCGACACGCCGCCGCCGACGGTTTCGGGCAGCCTGCACATGGGTCACCTCTACGGCTCCACGCTGCAGGACTTCGCCGCGCGCTTCCAGCGGATGCACGACGGGGACGTACTCTTTCCCTTCGGCTACGACGACAACGGGATCGCGAGCGAGCGGTTGACCGAGTCCGAACTGGACATCCGCCATCAGGACTACGAGCGCCGGGAGTTCCAGGAACTCTGCCGCGAGGTCTGTGCGGAGTACGAGGCCGAGTTCACGGAGAAGATGCAGGATCTCGGCACCTCGATCGACTGGAACAATACTTACAAGACGATCGAACCCCGCGTCCAGCGGATCTCGCAGCTGTCCTTCCTCGACCTTCACGAGAAGGGGCGGGAGTACCGCAAGAAAGCGCCGGCGATCTGGTGTCCCGACTGCGAGACGGCCATCTCGCAGGTCGAGATGGAAGACGACGAGCGCGGCTCGCACTTCAACGACATCGCGTTCGAACTCGTCGGCGAGGATGCCCCTCGAGACGAGTTCGTCATCTCCACGACGCGACCGGAACTCATCCCGGCCTGCGTCTCCGTCTTCGTCCACCCCGACGACGAGGACAATCGGGATCTCGTCGGCGAGACCGCTCGCATCCCGCTTTTCGGCCACGAGGTGCCGATCATCGAGGACGAGCGCGTCGACATGGAGAAGGGCAGCGGCGTCGTGATGTGCTGTACCTTCGGCGACCAGAACGACATCGAGTGGTACCAGGCCCACGACCTGCCGCTGCGGGTGGCCATCGACGAATCCGCGACGATGACCGACCTCGCCGGCGACTACGAGGGCATGTCCACCGAGGAGGCCCGCGAGGCGATCGTCGAGGATCTCGACGACGAGGGCTCCCTGCGCGACCGCTGGGAGATCACCCACGCCGTGCAGGTCCACGAACGCTGCGACACCGCCGTCGAGTACCGCGTCTCCAAGCAGTGGTACGTCGAAATCCTGGATCACAAGGAGGAGTACCTCGAGGCCGGCCGGGAGATGGACTGGTACCCCGAGAAGATGTTCTCCCGCTACGAGCACTGGATCGAGGGCCTCGAGTGGGACTGGCTCATCTCGCGCCAGCGCGACTCGGGGATTCCGTTCCCGGTCTGGTACTGTGGGGACTGCGACGAGCCGATCATGGCCGAACGGGAGGAGTTACCGGTCGACCCCCTGAGCGACGAACCGCCGGTGGAGAGTTGTCCCGAGTGTGGCCACGACGAGTTCGAGGCCGAGGAGGACGTCTTCGACACGTGGGCGACTTCCTCGCTGACGCCGCTGATCAACGCCGGCTGGGACTGGGACGCGGACTCGGAGGCGTTCACGATGGACAACCCCGAGCTCTATCCTTTCGACCTGCGCCCGCAGGGCCACGACATCATCTCGTTCTGGCTGTTCCACACCATCGTCAAGTGCTACGAGCACACGGGCGAGGTGCCCTTCGACGCGACGATGATCAACGGCCACGTCTTAGACGAGAACCGCGAGAAGATGTCCAAGTCTCGCGGTAACGTCGTCGAACCCGATACGGTGCTGTCCGAGTATCCCGTCGACGCCGTCCGGTTCTGGGCCGCCAGCGCCGCCGTCGGCGACGACTTCCCCTACCAGGAGAAGGACCTGACTGCCGGCGAGAAACTCCTGCGCAAGCTCTGGAACGCCTCGAAGCTCGTCGACACGCTTGCACCCGCCCATCCCGACGAGCCCGACGATCTCGAGGCGATCGACCGCTGGCTCCTCGCGGAACTCGACGATGCCGTCGCGGACCTGACCGCACACCTCGAGGAGTACGAGTTCGCGAAGGCACGCGACCGCCTGCGGACGTTCTTCTGGAACACGTTCTGCGACGACTACCTCGAGATCGCCAAGACTCGCGAGGACAACCCCTCGACGCAGTACGCGCTGCGGACGGCTCACCGAACCTTCCTCGAACTCTGGGCACCGTTCCTGCCCCACGCGACGGAGGAGATTTGGCAAGCGGTCTACGTGGATGGTGACGACCTCGCAAACACCAGCATCCACGTCCGCGACTGGCCCGCCCCGCAGGGGTACGAGGCCGACCTCGAGGCCGGCGAGACCGCCATGGAGGTCATCTCGGCGCTGCGACGCTACAAGAGCGAGAACCAGTTGCCGCTGAACGCCGACCTCGAGTCGGTGGCCGTCTACGGCCCCATCGAGGGCTTCGAGGACGCCATCCAGAACGTGATGCACGTACAGGAGCTCAGGATACTCGAAGAACCGCCGGAGATCACGACCGAGATCGCCGAGATCGACCTCGATTACTCGACGCTCGGGCCCAAGTTCGGGTCGAAAGTCGGCGAGATCGACGCCGGCATCGAGAGCGGCGAGTACGAGATCGATGAAGACGAGGGCGTGCTTCGGGTCGCCGGCGAGGAACTCGAGGACGACCTCTTCGACGTCGAACTCGAGCGCACCTACTCGGGCGAGGGCGAGATGATCGAGACCGAGTCGGCGGTCGTCATCCTCGAGTAG
- a CDS encoding DUF6293 family protein, producing the protein MQTHIVPVGFDYDRLIAPLVRDQIDVDSVILLEGAVGSEANVEYSRHLSKKLETDFKNLLGAQTERFVLEDVYDYDDAFEQAYDLITAELDSGNEVWVNVAAMPRTVSFAFANAAHSLMVERQEDREGIHTYYTAPEKYLETELAEELREQIALLEDLRTGEAGREDDRIESRLESARDLLDEFDERGTTIGAKEIDGKHIVELPVASFSNVKPFEELILYKLGEDGEFDSVSELAESLARELNEEYTDSFRSKVIYNVDRLGPGGKGYIEREEHGKSYRTRLSRIGELWVRAHSDDTAN; encoded by the coding sequence ATGCAAACCCACATCGTCCCGGTCGGCTTCGACTACGACCGGCTGATCGCGCCGCTGGTGCGCGATCAGATCGACGTCGACAGCGTCATTCTGCTCGAGGGAGCCGTCGGCAGCGAGGCCAACGTCGAGTACTCGCGTCATCTCTCGAAGAAACTCGAGACGGACTTCAAGAACCTGCTAGGTGCCCAGACGGAGCGGTTCGTCCTCGAGGACGTCTACGATTACGACGACGCCTTCGAGCAAGCCTACGACCTCATCACTGCAGAGCTCGACTCGGGCAACGAGGTCTGGGTCAACGTCGCCGCGATGCCCCGGACCGTGAGCTTCGCCTTCGCCAACGCCGCCCACTCGCTGATGGTCGAACGCCAGGAGGACCGCGAGGGGATTCACACCTACTACACCGCCCCCGAGAAGTACCTCGAGACGGAACTCGCCGAGGAACTGCGCGAACAGATCGCGCTGCTCGAGGACCTTCGCACGGGCGAGGCCGGACGCGAGGACGACCGGATCGAGAGTCGCCTCGAGAGCGCTCGCGACCTCCTGGACGAGTTCGACGAGCGAGGGACGACTATCGGTGCGAAGGAGATCGACGGCAAGCACATCGTCGAGCTGCCGGTCGCGTCGTTCTCGAACGTCAAGCCCTTCGAGGAACTCATCCTGTACAAACTCGGTGAGGACGGCGAGTTCGATTCCGTCTCGGAGCTCGCGGAGTCGCTGGCCCGGGAGCTGAACGAGGAGTACACCGACAGCTTCCGGTCGAAAGTCATCTACAACGTCGATCGGCTGGGTCCGGGGGGCAAGGGGTACATCGAGCGCGAGGAACACGGCAAGTCCTATCGGACCCGTCTCTCCCGGATCGGCGAACTGTGGGTGCGAGCCCACTCCGACGACACTGCGAACTGA
- a CDS encoding bacterio-opsin activator domain-containing protein, protein MGKHWRWNEPDPITDGGDVIGGPGPNSTAGGGAYELDSQYRFVAVDDTVTELTGYERDALLGEYVSMVFDEDTADSVEEVVRTLSSIGPESTDTDSETGELAVPPAEAAVTLEAPLATSGGESLPCTHQFRRLEEPAEPDRIAGTVRTAASSSTESAPAPGCEPADCAPTADAAPDRSTDQSTTLTPPARELLTRHAGGFYTLDTDCQYTFVNDRAAELLGTDRDRSHPVEPTESEDAESVPSLASPFDAAHERALSLQRPITVEEYHEPTSSWLEARLFPTETGLAVHLSDVSHRKAYERDLEAENRRLKRELECQRERRTTLEGITDVVHEITAAVVEGSTREELERVTCETLAGFSEYEFAFVAAVDAKTGNIRNRVEAGVDGYVEAIPLSTDPDDPAGRGPFGRAIRTQSMQVSTDVFADPDFEPWRDDAREHDYRSAAAIPITHEGTLYGALGLTSANPAAFEGDTRDVIGQVGEILGHAIAARDRKRALVSDDLIELDYEIRNAFELFDAAPTDERIRFDRVVRIDEDRFLEYGTTTTAALPAFEQLVERVPHWDEVTVLDESDDTVAFELEITSPPMFSVVADHGGYVEQAVLEDGDYTMTVHLPRRTDVRAVTAAIKQVYPGAENVARRQITPATESIDRIQDHLSQALTDRQRTVLETAYYAGFFEWPRVSTGEEIADRLEISPATFHEHLRAAQRKLVVTVVDSPGSILRDTADE, encoded by the coding sequence ATGGGCAAGCACTGGCGTTGGAACGAACCCGATCCGATCACAGATGGGGGCGACGTGATCGGCGGGCCGGGGCCGAACTCGACGGCCGGCGGCGGAGCGTACGAACTCGATTCGCAGTATCGATTCGTCGCCGTCGACGACACAGTGACCGAGCTGACCGGCTACGAGCGAGACGCCTTGCTCGGCGAGTACGTTTCGATGGTGTTCGACGAGGACACCGCTGACAGCGTCGAGGAGGTAGTTCGAACGCTATCGTCGATCGGTCCCGAATCGACCGATACCGACTCCGAAACGGGAGAGCTGGCAGTGCCTCCGGCCGAGGCCGCCGTTACGCTCGAGGCCCCGCTCGCGACGTCCGGCGGCGAATCGCTCCCGTGTACGCACCAGTTTCGACGGCTCGAGGAGCCTGCGGAACCGGATCGGATCGCTGGAACCGTTCGAACGGCTGCCAGTTCCTCGACCGAATCGGCTCCCGCTCCTGGCTGCGAACCCGCCGACTGCGCCCCGACTGCCGATGCGGCGCCGGACCGATCGACCGACCAGTCGACGACTCTGACGCCTCCGGCACGCGAGCTACTGACGCGACACGCAGGCGGGTTCTACACCCTCGATACCGACTGCCAGTATACGTTCGTGAACGACCGCGCCGCCGAGTTGCTGGGCACCGACCGCGACCGGTCACATCCAGTCGAACCGACCGAATCCGAAGACGCTGAATCCGTGCCCTCGCTCGCGTCGCCGTTCGATGCAGCCCACGAACGTGCACTCTCGCTCCAGCGCCCGATCACCGTCGAGGAGTACCACGAACCGACGTCGTCCTGGCTCGAGGCGCGCCTGTTCCCCACCGAGACGGGACTTGCCGTCCACCTGTCCGACGTCTCCCACCGGAAGGCGTACGAACGGGACCTCGAGGCTGAGAATCGACGACTGAAACGGGAACTCGAGTGCCAGCGCGAACGACGGACCACCCTCGAAGGGATCACCGACGTCGTTCACGAGATCACCGCCGCCGTCGTCGAGGGATCGACCCGCGAGGAACTCGAACGGGTAACCTGCGAAACGCTCGCCGGGTTTTCGGAGTACGAGTTCGCGTTCGTGGCCGCAGTCGATGCGAAGACCGGCAATATTCGGAACCGCGTCGAAGCGGGTGTCGACGGATACGTCGAGGCGATTCCGCTCTCGACAGACCCGGACGACCCGGCGGGCCGGGGTCCGTTCGGTCGGGCGATCCGGACCCAGTCGATGCAGGTCTCGACCGACGTCTTCGCCGATCCGGACTTCGAGCCGTGGCGGGACGACGCCCGCGAACACGACTATCGGTCCGCCGCTGCGATTCCCATCACCCACGAGGGAACGCTGTACGGCGCTCTCGGGCTAACGAGTGCGAATCCGGCGGCCTTCGAGGGAGACACCCGCGACGTCATCGGCCAGGTCGGCGAGATCCTCGGCCACGCCATCGCCGCTCGCGACCGCAAGCGCGCGCTCGTCAGCGACGATCTGATCGAACTCGACTACGAGATTCGAAACGCGTTCGAGCTCTTCGACGCCGCGCCGACCGACGAACGAATTCGCTTCGATCGAGTCGTCCGAATCGACGAGGACCGGTTTCTCGAGTACGGAACGACGACGACCGCGGCGCTGCCGGCCTTCGAGCAGCTCGTCGAACGTGTGCCACACTGGGACGAGGTGACCGTCCTCGACGAGTCCGACGACACCGTCGCCTTCGAACTCGAGATCACGTCGCCGCCGATGTTCTCGGTCGTCGCCGACCACGGCGGGTACGTCGAACAGGCCGTCCTCGAGGACGGCGATTACACGATGACGGTTCACCTCCCGCGGCGGACGGACGTCCGCGCCGTGACCGCGGCGATCAAGCAGGTGTATCCCGGCGCCGAAAACGTCGCCCGGCGACAGATCACTCCCGCTACCGAGTCCATCGATCGGATTCAGGACCACCTCTCGCAGGCGCTGACCGATCGACAGCGAACGGTGCTCGAGACGGCCTACTACGCCGGCTTCTTCGAGTGGCCCAGAGTGAGCACCGGCGAGGAGATCGCCGACCGGCTGGAGATCTCTCCCGCGACGTTCCACGAACACCTCCGCGCTGCCCAGCGGAAACTCGTCGTGACGGTGGTCGACAGTCCGGGATCGATCCTGCGAGACACGGCAGACGAGTGA
- a CDS encoding sodium:solute symporter family protein: protein MSVALQLGIIVGYLVIALAVGLVAYRLTDRTAEDFYLASRTLGTVVLLFTTFATLLSAFTFFAGPNIAYAQGPEWILVMGLMDGIIFAVLWYVVGYKQWLLGQQYGYVTLGEMLGDRFGSRWLRGIVAGVSLLWLFPYVMLQQVGAGTALEALTDGAVSYAAGAGLITAFMILYVVVAGMRGIAWTDTLQGAFMLVTTWVALLWVLAAVGGPGAATEALASNPDTGGFLSLGSGYYTPQWMLSTAIVIGFGVAMFPQVNQRFFAAGSETVLKRSFVLWPILCVLLFVPSFMLGAWAAGLEVAVPEGANVLPLVLAEFTPTWFAALVIAGAMAAMMSSSDSMLLSGSSYFTRDLYRPFVERDLSDRREDLLARGGVVIFASAAFVASLQRPATLFELGDAAFSGFAQLALPVVLALYWRKITRAGITTGVLVSQLFYISSLFVATVPGSYLGWSAGLVGMGLGLVVTVVVSLLTSPAAAERRAIYFDRLGAD, encoded by the coding sequence GGTCGGACTGGTCGCCTATCGGCTGACCGACCGCACGGCCGAGGACTTCTACCTCGCGAGCCGAACGCTCGGAACGGTCGTCCTGCTCTTTACCACCTTCGCGACGCTGCTGTCAGCATTTACGTTCTTCGCCGGCCCGAACATCGCCTACGCGCAGGGTCCCGAGTGGATTCTCGTCATGGGCCTGATGGACGGCATCATCTTCGCCGTCCTCTGGTACGTCGTCGGATACAAGCAGTGGCTGCTCGGTCAGCAGTACGGCTACGTCACGCTCGGCGAGATGCTCGGCGACCGCTTCGGCTCCCGGTGGCTCCGCGGGATCGTCGCCGGCGTCAGTCTGCTGTGGCTGTTTCCCTACGTCATGCTCCAGCAGGTCGGGGCCGGCACCGCGCTCGAAGCGCTGACCGACGGCGCGGTTTCCTACGCTGCCGGGGCCGGGCTGATCACCGCGTTCATGATCCTCTACGTCGTCGTCGCGGGGATGCGCGGGATCGCCTGGACCGATACGCTTCAGGGCGCGTTCATGCTCGTGACCACCTGGGTCGCGCTCCTGTGGGTGCTCGCGGCCGTCGGCGGTCCCGGCGCTGCGACCGAGGCGCTAGCGTCGAACCCCGACACCGGCGGTTTCCTCTCGCTCGGAAGCGGCTACTACACGCCCCAGTGGATGCTTTCGACGGCGATCGTGATCGGCTTCGGCGTCGCGATGTTCCCGCAAGTCAACCAGCGCTTTTTCGCCGCAGGATCCGAAACCGTCCTCAAGCGTTCCTTCGTCCTCTGGCCGATCCTCTGTGTGCTCCTCTTCGTCCCCTCGTTCATGCTCGGCGCGTGGGCCGCCGGCCTCGAGGTCGCGGTTCCGGAGGGTGCGAACGTCCTGCCACTGGTCCTCGCGGAATTCACGCCGACCTGGTTCGCGGCGCTCGTCATCGCCGGCGCGATGGCCGCGATGATGTCGTCTTCGGACTCGATGCTGCTGTCGGGCTCGTCGTACTTCACACGGGACCTCTACCGGCCGTTCGTCGAGCGGGACCTCTCCGACCGGCGGGAAGACCTGCTGGCACGCGGCGGGGTCGTGATCTTCGCGAGCGCGGCGTTCGTCGCCAGCCTGCAGCGACCGGCGACGCTGTTCGAACTCGGCGACGCCGCCTTCAGCGGCTTCGCACAGCTCGCACTACCGGTCGTGCTCGCACTCTACTGGCGCAAGATTACGCGTGCCGGCATTACCACCGGGGTTCTCGTCAGTCAGCTGTTCTATATCTCGAGTCTCTTCGTCGCCACCGTTCCGGGCTCGTACCTCGGCTGGTCCGCCGGCCTCGTCGGCATGGGCCTCGGGCTCGTCGTCACCGTCGTCGTCTCACTGCTGACCTCGCCGGCTGCCGCCGAGCGCCGCGCGATCTACTTCGACCGGCTGGGTGCGGACTGA